Proteins encoded together in one Nitratidesulfovibrio sp. window:
- a CDS encoding efflux RND transporter permease subunit — translation MISRFFIHRPIFACVISIVIMLAGFMAMRTLPIAQYPEIVPPQVIVSATYPGASPEVIAATVASPLEQQINGVDGMLYMNSVSAGNGQMTISVSFAVGTDPDQATINVNNRVQAATASLPEEVRRQGVTVTKRSPSILQVVNTFSPDGRYDSVYISNYVLVNVVDELKRLPGVGDATIFGAKDYSMRIWLHPDKLAQLKLTPGDVAQAIREQNAQFAAGRIGQEPSSSPLELNYLVTTKGRLTTPEEFENIILRAEPDGSTLLLKHVARVELGAKDYDMSTQLNGKPSVAVGVFLTPGANALETADRVAAKMQELSQRFPDGISHSIPYDTTKFVRISINEVVHTLVEAMVLVFLVVFLFLQNWRATLIPCLAVPVSIVGTFAGMYALGFSINTLTLFGLVLAIGIVVDDAIVVLENVERIMTSERLTPRKATLKAMEEVTGPVIAIVLVLCSVFVPVAFMGGLAGQMYKQFAITIAVSVVISGLVALTLTPALCALMLKPGHHEPPAFFRWFNAWFERVTHRYTGGVTFLIRRTGLALVLFACLGGATWHFFQVVPSGLAPDEDQGYIIGLSILPDGASLQRTRVVANLMDKSHMEDPRVANLITLTGYDLLSGVPKPNFVTSFVPLKPWDERKGEGQSSFDYARKVFGVGMGVPEGIVLAFNPPPISGMSNTGGFELYVQNRGEGDSKALAGVVGKLIAAAAKRPELVGVQTTFSANAPQLFISLDRNKAKALGVPVNTIFDTMQATFGASYINDFNKFGRTFKVQMQSEADFRARPADVANVFVRANSGEMIPLTSLVDVQEVTGPEVVERFNVFPAAKVVGGPAAGYSSGQAIAAIEEVAAEVMSPEYTLAWSGSAYQEKQTGGSSSLVFVLGLVMVFLILAAQYEKWSLPLAVIMAVPFALFGAICAVWLRGLANDVYLQISLVTLIGLAAKNAILIVEFAVIKRHEGLSLVESAIEAARLRFRPIIMTSLAFVLGCVPLAISTGAGAASRHSIGTGVIGGMLAATFIATFFIPMFYRLIMGVSERMRGTEAMRTMAVGKYCEEERHSAFEDLPPDGEAGAGDDACNKETRHDKHE, via the coding sequence ATGATATCGCGTTTCTTCATCCATCGCCCCATCTTCGCGTGCGTGATCTCCATCGTGATCATGCTGGCGGGATTCATGGCCATGCGCACGCTGCCCATCGCGCAGTACCCGGAAATCGTGCCGCCGCAGGTCATCGTCTCCGCCACCTACCCCGGCGCCAGCCCCGAGGTCATCGCGGCCACGGTGGCCTCGCCGCTGGAGCAGCAGATCAACGGCGTTGACGGCATGCTGTACATGAACTCGGTCAGTGCCGGTAACGGCCAGATGACCATTTCCGTGTCCTTCGCCGTGGGCACCGACCCCGACCAGGCCACCATCAACGTCAACAACCGCGTGCAGGCCGCCACTGCCTCCCTGCCCGAGGAAGTGCGCCGCCAGGGCGTCACCGTGACCAAACGGTCGCCCTCCATCCTGCAGGTGGTGAACACCTTCTCGCCCGACGGGCGGTACGACTCGGTCTACATCAGCAACTACGTCCTGGTGAACGTGGTGGACGAGCTGAAGCGCCTTCCGGGCGTTGGCGATGCCACCATCTTCGGCGCCAAGGACTATTCCATGCGCATCTGGCTGCACCCGGACAAGCTGGCCCAGCTCAAGCTGACCCCCGGCGACGTGGCGCAGGCCATCCGCGAGCAGAACGCCCAGTTCGCCGCCGGGCGCATTGGCCAGGAACCGTCCAGCAGTCCCCTGGAGCTGAACTATCTGGTCACCACCAAGGGGCGCCTGACCACCCCCGAGGAATTCGAGAACATCATCCTGCGGGCAGAGCCGGACGGCTCCACCCTGCTGCTCAAGCATGTGGCCCGCGTGGAACTGGGTGCCAAGGACTACGACATGAGCACCCAGCTCAACGGCAAGCCCTCCGTTGCCGTGGGCGTGTTCCTGACGCCTGGCGCCAACGCGCTGGAAACGGCCGACCGCGTGGCCGCCAAGATGCAGGAGCTGTCGCAGCGCTTCCCCGACGGCATCAGCCACTCCATCCCCTACGACACCACCAAGTTCGTGCGCATCTCCATCAACGAGGTGGTGCACACCCTGGTGGAAGCCATGGTGCTGGTGTTCCTGGTGGTGTTCCTGTTCCTGCAGAACTGGCGGGCCACGCTCATTCCCTGCCTTGCGGTGCCGGTGTCCATCGTGGGCACCTTCGCGGGCATGTACGCACTGGGCTTCTCCATCAACACGCTGACGTTGTTCGGCTTGGTGCTGGCCATCGGCATCGTGGTGGACGACGCCATCGTGGTGCTGGAAAACGTGGAACGCATCATGACCTCCGAGCGGCTGACGCCGCGCAAGGCCACCCTCAAGGCCATGGAGGAAGTGACCGGACCGGTCATCGCCATCGTGCTGGTGCTGTGCTCGGTGTTCGTTCCCGTGGCCTTCATGGGCGGCCTTGCCGGGCAGATGTACAAGCAGTTCGCCATCACCATCGCGGTGTCGGTGGTCATTTCCGGCCTTGTGGCCCTGACGCTGACCCCGGCCCTGTGCGCACTGATGCTGAAGCCCGGCCATCATGAGCCGCCCGCGTTCTTCCGCTGGTTCAACGCCTGGTTCGAACGCGTCACCCACCGCTATACCGGCGGGGTGACCTTCCTCATCCGCCGCACGGGCCTCGCGCTGGTGCTGTTCGCCTGCCTTGGCGGCGCCACCTGGCATTTCTTCCAGGTGGTTCCCAGCGGCCTTGCCCCGGACGAAGACCAGGGCTACATCATCGGCCTGTCCATCCTGCCCGACGGCGCCAGCCTGCAACGCACCCGCGTGGTGGCCAACCTGATGGACAAGAGCCACATGGAAGACCCCCGCGTGGCCAACCTGATCACCCTGACCGGCTACGACCTGCTGTCCGGGGTGCCCAAGCCCAACTTCGTCACGTCGTTCGTGCCGCTGAAGCCGTGGGACGAGCGCAAGGGCGAAGGCCAGTCGTCGTTCGACTACGCCCGCAAGGTGTTCGGCGTGGGCATGGGCGTGCCCGAAGGCATCGTGCTGGCCTTCAACCCGCCGCCCATCTCGGGCATGAGCAACACCGGCGGTTTCGAACTCTACGTGCAGAACCGCGGCGAAGGGGACAGCAAGGCCCTGGCAGGCGTGGTTGGCAAGCTCATCGCCGCCGCCGCCAAGCGCCCGGAACTTGTTGGCGTGCAGACCACCTTCAGCGCCAACGCGCCGCAGCTGTTCATCAGCCTGGACCGCAACAAGGCGAAGGCCCTGGGCGTGCCGGTGAACACCATCTTCGACACCATGCAGGCCACCTTTGGCGCCAGCTACATCAACGACTTCAACAAGTTCGGCCGCACCTTCAAGGTGCAGATGCAGTCCGAGGCCGACTTCCGCGCCCGCCCTGCGGACGTGGCCAACGTGTTCGTGCGTGCGAACTCCGGCGAGATGATTCCCCTCACCTCGCTGGTGGACGTACAGGAAGTGACCGGCCCCGAGGTGGTGGAACGCTTCAACGTGTTCCCCGCTGCCAAGGTGGTGGGCGGCCCCGCCGCCGGATACAGTTCCGGCCAGGCCATCGCGGCCATCGAAGAGGTGGCGGCCGAGGTCATGTCGCCGGAATACACCCTGGCCTGGTCCGGTTCCGCCTACCAGGAAAAGCAGACCGGCGGCTCGTCGTCGCTGGTGTTCGTGCTGGGCCTGGTCATGGTCTTCCTGATCCTGGCGGCGCAGTACGAAAAGTGGTCGCTGCCGCTGGCAGTCATCATGGCCGTGCCGTTCGCCCTGTTCGGGGCCATCTGCGCGGTGTGGCTGCGGGGCCTTGCCAACGACGTGTACCTGCAGATCTCGCTGGTCACGCTCATCGGCCTTGCGGCCAAGAACGCCATCCTCATCGTGGAATTCGCGGTGATCAAGCGGCACGAGGGGCTTTCGCTGGTGGAATCGGCCATCGAGGCCGCCCGCCTGCGCTTTCGCCCCATCATCATGACCTCGCTGGCCTTCGTGCTGGGCTGCGTGCCGTTGGCCATCAGCACCGGCGCGGGCGCGGCCAGCCGCCATTCCATCGGCACCGGCGTCATCGGCGGGATGCTGGCGGCGACCTTCATCGCCACCTTCTTCATCCCCATGTTCTACCGGCTGATCATGGGCGTAAGCGAACGCATGCGCGGCACGGAAGCCATGCGCACCATGGCCGTGGGCAAGTACTGCGAAGAAGAACGCCACTCGGCCTTCGAAGATCTGCCGCCGGACGGCGAGGCTGGAGCGGGTGACGACGCCTGCAACAAGGAGACGCGCCATGACAAGCATGAATAG
- a CDS encoding efflux RND transporter periplasmic adaptor subunit has translation MQYRFPIPSRRARAGATAVARPLPALHVGLFALVLALSTVLAGCKDESAAPKAMPAPLVVVQQVQPRDLPLTYEYVGQTAGSREVEVRARVGGILMRRAYTEGRPVKKGDLMFEIDPEPFKADLDQALGQQAQADARLQSAQSNRDRVLPLYRENAVSQKDRDDAVAEFDSARAALEEARARVKTARINLGYTRVEAPISGMTSKETRSEGSLVTTTADGSLLTTISKVDPVYVNFSTPSVDLFRLRRMREEGRITLPKKGYAVIVRLIDGSTYKRTGTVNFIDPLVDPLTGTIRVRAEFPNPEAEVLPGQFVRVIMSGAVYNNALAIPQRAVLQTQQGPMVWVIGEGDIAQPRPVEISLPIGNEYIVEKGLAAGERYVVEGLLKVRPGQPVTIGQPREAQSGQSGQSGQSGQAPTGNATKAANQGS, from the coding sequence ATGCAGTATCGCTTCCCCATTCCTTCCCGCCGCGCCCGCGCCGGAGCAACCGCCGTGGCACGGCCCCTGCCCGCCCTGCACGTGGGGCTGTTCGCCCTGGTCCTGGCCCTTTCGACCGTGCTGGCCGGGTGCAAGGACGAATCCGCCGCGCCCAAGGCCATGCCCGCTCCCCTTGTGGTGGTGCAGCAGGTGCAGCCGCGCGACCTGCCCCTGACCTACGAATACGTGGGGCAGACGGCCGGCTCGCGCGAGGTCGAGGTGCGCGCCCGCGTGGGCGGCATCCTGATGCGCCGCGCCTACACCGAAGGCCGCCCGGTGAAGAAGGGCGACCTGATGTTCGAGATCGATCCCGAACCGTTCAAGGCCGACCTGGATCAGGCCCTGGGACAGCAGGCCCAGGCAGACGCACGCCTGCAAAGCGCGCAGAGCAACCGCGACCGCGTGCTGCCCCTGTACCGCGAGAACGCCGTCAGCCAGAAGGACCGCGACGACGCCGTGGCCGAGTTCGATTCGGCCAGGGCCGCGCTTGAAGAAGCGCGCGCCCGCGTGAAAACCGCGCGCATCAACCTTGGCTACACCCGCGTCGAGGCCCCCATCTCCGGCATGACCAGCAAGGAAACCCGCTCCGAAGGCAGTCTGGTCACCACCACCGCCGATGGCAGCCTGCTGACCACCATCTCGAAGGTGGACCCGGTGTACGTGAACTTTTCCACCCCCAGCGTGGATCTGTTCCGCCTGCGCCGCATGCGCGAGGAAGGCAGGATCACCTTGCCCAAGAAGGGGTACGCCGTCATCGTGCGCCTCATCGACGGCTCCACCTACAAGCGCACCGGCACCGTGAACTTCATCGACCCGCTGGTGGACCCGCTGACCGGCACCATCCGCGTGCGCGCCGAATTCCCCAACCCCGAGGCGGAAGTGCTGCCCGGCCAGTTCGTGCGCGTGATCATGAGCGGCGCCGTGTACAACAACGCCCTGGCCATTCCCCAGCGCGCCGTGCTGCAAACCCAGCAGGGCCCCATGGTGTGGGTGATCGGCGAAGGCGACATCGCCCAGCCGCGCCCCGTGGAAATCAGTCTGCCCATCGGCAACGAATACATCGTGGAAAAGGGCCTTGCCGCCGGTGAACGCTACGTGGTCGAAGGCCTGCTGAAGGTGCGCCCCGGCCAGCCCGTGACCATCGGCCAGCCCCGCGAAGCCCAATCCGGCCAATCGGGCCAGTCGGGACAGTCAGGCCAGGCCCCCACCGGAAACGCGACCAAGGCCGCAAACCAGGGCTCCTAG
- a CDS encoding CerR family C-terminal domain-containing protein: MSDHGRMNERQAPRQCSCLPGKPDRPGESGRQDQCTRERLLAAAAEVFAEHGYMSATVREICRRAGANVAAVNYHFGGKDKLYAAMLDHYMRTCQAAFPLDVGVTPGSPPKERLRAFVHGLVQRILGGGDDPASQAHGKLVSLELIDPTPACDGLLREHIAPVNDLLADILRGLLGPAADDPDVLRTCLLAIFGHISFHYSGRAAIVHFYGHEELTPEVLHRIAEGVTRFTLGGIMAMSGSSACPATCTATGPPNG; this comes from the coding sequence ATGAGCGACCATGGCCGCATGAACGAACGGCAGGCTCCCCGCCAGTGCTCCTGCCTGCCCGGCAAACCGGACAGGCCAGGCGAATCCGGCAGGCAGGACCAGTGCACGCGCGAACGGCTGCTGGCCGCCGCAGCGGAGGTCTTTGCCGAGCACGGCTACATGTCGGCCACGGTGCGCGAAATCTGCCGCCGGGCCGGAGCCAACGTGGCCGCCGTGAACTACCATTTCGGCGGCAAGGACAAGCTGTACGCCGCCATGCTTGACCACTACATGCGCACCTGCCAGGCAGCCTTTCCGCTGGACGTGGGGGTAACGCCCGGCTCCCCGCCAAAGGAACGCCTGCGCGCCTTCGTGCATGGGCTGGTGCAACGCATCCTTGGCGGCGGCGACGACCCGGCCAGCCAGGCGCACGGCAAGCTGGTGTCCCTGGAACTCATCGACCCCACCCCGGCCTGCGACGGGCTGCTGCGCGAGCACATCGCCCCGGTCAACGACCTGCTGGCCGACATCCTGCGCGGGCTGCTGGGCCCGGCGGCGGACGACCCGGACGTGCTGCGCACCTGCCTGCTGGCCATTTTCGGACACATTTCGTTCCACTACAGCGGGCGCGCCGCCATCGTCCATTTCTACGGGCACGAGGAACTGACCCCCGAGGTGCTGCACCGCATCGCCGAAGGGGTTACCCGCTTCACCCTGGGCGGCATCATGGCCATGTCCGGCAGTTCGGCCTGCCCGGCAACATGTACGGCAACCGGTCCGCCCAACGGCTGA
- a CDS encoding DUF169 domain-containing protein: MQTVIDRTRRLLELLGHDEEPFGVHYADEKPANGFGPKPGEIFTRDREAAGQIDWHKAFAHEFSCLMGNVWLARKKKQAAWISHEACGCMGGGFYSGMYRPYLETNICYVTTGIPGTPMEGEHYLPDHPSMRAFMDDTMPPEASAKYCVLKPLHQFDNGEEPLVVAFFARPEVLNGLFSLACYATGNHNAVASPFSAGCGALVAWPLAYRQRGEERAVIGGFDLSARKFMKPDEMSFAAPLPMYRKMLDAMEHSALTRHTWQGVRKKVAKSRRAWGEGEAD; this comes from the coding sequence ATGCAGACCGTCATCGACCGCACCCGGCGCCTGCTGGAACTGCTGGGACACGACGAGGAACCCTTCGGCGTGCACTACGCCGACGAAAAGCCCGCGAACGGCTTTGGCCCCAAACCCGGCGAAATATTTACCCGCGACCGCGAGGCCGCCGGGCAGATCGACTGGCACAAGGCCTTCGCCCATGAATTTTCCTGCCTCATGGGCAACGTGTGGCTGGCCCGCAAGAAGAAACAGGCGGCGTGGATCAGCCACGAGGCGTGCGGCTGCATGGGCGGCGGCTTCTACTCCGGCATGTACCGGCCGTATCTGGAAACCAACATCTGTTACGTGACCACGGGCATTCCCGGCACCCCCATGGAAGGCGAGCACTACCTGCCCGACCACCCGTCCATGCGCGCCTTCATGGACGACACCATGCCCCCCGAGGCTTCGGCCAAATACTGCGTGCTCAAGCCGCTGCACCAGTTCGACAACGGCGAAGAGCCGCTGGTGGTGGCCTTCTTCGCCCGGCCTGAAGTGCTCAACGGCCTGTTCTCGCTGGCCTGCTACGCCACGGGCAACCACAACGCCGTGGCCTCGCCCTTCAGCGCGGGGTGCGGCGCCCTTGTCGCATGGCCGCTGGCCTACCGGCAGCGCGGCGAGGAACGGGCGGTGATTGGCGGGTTCGACCTTTCGGCCCGCAAGTTCATGAAGCCCGACGAGATGAGCTTTGCGGCGCCCCTGCCCATGTACCGCAAGATGCTGGACGCCATGGAGCATTCCGCGCTCACCCGTCATACGTGGCAGGGGGTGCGCAAGAAGGTGGCCAAGAGCAGACGCGCCTGGGGAGAGGGGGAGGCGGACTGA
- a CDS encoding MarR family transcriptional regulator — protein sequence MNNFFFDPEGSLGFMTFTANRLMASFLRRRMAQAGIDLTAEQWGGMVFVWNRETIGQDELAHSLCMDKTGMSRLLATMEDKGLVTRSPDRDDARRRVVTATKAGNDLKERSRAVAEEALALLLQDVSPQDHATCMRVLATVKDTLRTTER from the coding sequence ATGAACAACTTTTTTTTCGACCCGGAAGGCTCCCTCGGGTTCATGACCTTCACGGCGAACCGCCTCATGGCGTCCTTCCTGCGCCGCCGCATGGCCCAGGCAGGCATCGACCTGACCGCCGAGCAGTGGGGGGGCATGGTCTTTGTCTGGAACCGGGAAACCATCGGGCAGGACGAACTGGCCCACTCACTGTGCATGGACAAGACGGGCATGAGCCGCCTGCTGGCCACCATGGAAGACAAGGGGCTTGTCACCCGCAGCCCTGACCGGGACGATGCCCGGCGCAGGGTCGTCACTGCCACGAAAGCTGGCAACGACCTGAAGGAGCGCAGCCGGGCCGTGGCCGAAGAAGCCCTTGCCCTGCTGTTGCAAGACGTCAGCCCGCAAGACCACGCCACCTGCATGCGGGTGCTGGCCACGGTAAAGGATACCCTGCGCACCACCGAGCGCTGA
- a CDS encoding TraR/DksA C4-type zinc finger protein — MTDRQHVEIRRRLESELTHLRRQMLVEGGVEACADENEFASRISELALSMTLLDRAGRRIREIEGVLRAMDSQDYGVCDACGDDIPLPRLLARPTTRLCVHCQTELETQAGRPVAATTHAGAY, encoded by the coding sequence ATGACCGACCGTCAACACGTCGAAATCCGCCGCCGCCTTGAATCCGAGCTCACCCACCTGCGCCGCCAGATGCTGGTGGAGGGCGGCGTGGAAGCCTGCGCCGACGAGAACGAATTCGCCTCGCGCATCAGCGAACTAGCCCTCAGCATGACCCTTCTGGACCGCGCCGGGCGGCGCATCCGCGAGATCGAAGGGGTGCTGCGCGCCATGGACAGCCAGGACTACGGCGTGTGCGACGCCTGCGGCGACGACATCCCGCTGCCCCGCCTGCTGGCCCGCCCCACCACCCGCCTGTGCGTGCACTGCCAGACGGAGCTTGAAACGCAGGCAGGTCGCCCCGTGGCCGCCACCACCCACGCCGGGGCGTACTAG